One Helicobacter pylori genomic window, TTGTTTATCGCTTAAGGTAAGGAAAAAATCTTCTTTTTCTTCCTTTTTAAAGTCTTTGTAATCTCGTATCGTTTGGTTGGGGAATTCTTGTTCAAAAAAGAATTCAAACTTATCGCATAAGAATTTATACAAAAAGCATTGCGTGATGATCTTGTATTCGTTGCCGTCGTTCCCTAAACCAAAACTCGTGCAAATGACTTTTAAATCGTCAATGAGGCTTAGGGTGTCTTGTTTGATTTGTAATAAAGCGTTATTAGGCATGTAAATTTCCTTGATGGTGGTTTTGCGTGAGCTCGTTAAAAAGGGTTTGAGCGATAAATTCTTTTTCTTTTTCTAAATCTTTTAAGGAGGGGTCTTCTTTGAAAGCGTTCCTTAATTCTGCTTTTATGGCAGTTTTTAGGTAATACTCTTCGTTTAAGATTTCTTGACGCTTAAAAATACGCGCATCAATAGCGCTTTTTAGCGCACTTAAAAGCGTGAAAATTCCCGTTTGATTAGAAATATTTTGTTCCATGAGGCGCTTATGAAGGCGTTTGTGCGTGATTGCATAAGCTCGATCATTATTGTATTTGTTTAATAGGTTGGTGGTTTGCTCCTTATGTTGTTTTAGTTGTGAAATGATCACGCTATAAGAATGAGAAATTCCATCAAAATTATGATTGGTTAGGGGTTCTTGGATCAGTTTTGAAAGCTCTTTAGAAATCTTTTGAACTTCTTTGTCTTGTTTGTCCGGGATTTTTTCTAACATCTCTTTAGCTTGCTTGTATTTAGCGCTAATTTCTTCTTTTTCTTTAAAGCGCAATTCTTTGCTTTCTTTAAATTCTATTTTAAAGTCTAAAAGAGCGATGAGATCTTCTAAAACGATTAAATCGTTTGGGTTTTTAGGCTCATTGATATTTTTTAACGCATGGAGTTGTTTGGCTTTTTTGCCAAGCATTGAAGAGATTTTGCTGATCTTTTCAATATCCATTTTTTCTTTTAGTGAAAGGATTTTTTCATCGCTAGAAGTGCGGATTAAATTGTAGTTTATTTTGAGCGTGTTAATGGCATGTGAAACTTTTAAAAGCTCGTTCATTTCGCTGATACCAACAATGGCGCTAGTCATGGCCTCTATATCATCAATGGGGTAATTAAAAAGATCATCATAGGCGTTTTTAATGTCTTTTTCTAAAGTCTCACGATCCGCAAACATGTCTTTGAGATTGTCTTTGATATTAGAATCGCTTTGATTGAATTGGTTTAATTCTTTCAAATAATCATCAGTCGTTTTGTCAAAATTTTCTTGAATCCCTACAAAATCTATAAGGTAGCCCAAAGACATGTTGTTATAGGAGCGATTCACTCTGGCCAGGGCTTGGAGTAAATTGTGATCTTTTAACTCTCTGTGGATATAAAGGCGTTTGAGATTGGGTAAATCAAAGCCGGTTAAAAGCATGTTAAACACAAAGACTATATCCGTATCTCCATGTTTGAAAGAATGAATCTTTTCTTTGACTTCTTGTTCGTCATGCAAAATGAGACTGGATTGGAGTTTGTTTAAAATCCTTAGGTTGGGGTTTTCTTGTAAGACTTTTTCTTGGACTTCATTAAAAAGCAAATTAGCTAATTTGGCTTGAGCGCTTGAAAAACAAACCACCATAGCCTTTAAATTTTCATCATTATTTACACGCCTAAATTTCAATAAATCTCTGATGATATAAAAGAGCATTTCTTTAATGTATCTTTCATGATTAAAAATAAATTCTTTTTTAACCTCTATGTCTTCAATAGTGATGCTTTCTTGTAAAAGGCGATAGATTTTTTGTAGTTTTTCTTTGTAGCTCTTTTCAATGCTTTCTAACTGGAGTTTTAGGGTGTGTCTGTCTTTAATGGATTCTGCATAAGAATAAGTGTGCAAGTAGTTGCCAAAAGTGTTTTTAGTGGCTTTATCTTGCGCGTTGTCTTCTAATAGGGGCGTGCCTGTGAGAGCGATTTTAATCGCTGTCTTGTCGCATTCTATCAAATTAGCGTAAAAACAGCCTTTAGGGTCATAGCTCCTGTGGGCTTCATCTATGATAAACACCCTTTGTAAATCGTGGCTATCTTTTGCCGCTTCTTGTAATTCTGTTTTAGAAATAATTTCTTTAGGAGCGCTAGAAGGGTCTTCATTAGGGGCTTTTTCTTCATTGGGGGCTTTGAATTTTTGGATATTCACAACGATGATTTCATCATTCCCTTGAGGGCCTTCAAACACTCTAGAGTTTTTTAATTTTTGGCTCAGATCCTCTTTATTTTCTGCCTCATGCACACAAAGGCCTCTTTTTAAAAACTCGTTTTTGGCTTGCTCTAATAAATCCAACCTGTCCACAATAAAATAAAATTTAGTCTTTTTGTTTAGCGGGCTAAAAAAGTCTCTGATGAGTTTGGTTAAATGGTAGGTTAAGGCGGTTTTACCGCTGCCTTGCGTGTGCCAAATGATGCCTTTTAGGGGATCTTTGGGGTTCGTTTCATAATGCTTTTGCAATTCTTTTAAAACGTTCAAGCTCGCAAACATCTGCGCGTAACGCCAAAGGTGTTTTTTAAACTCTGATTTTTCTTTTAAGAAACTGATGCCGTATTTTAGGATAAAGCAAAGCCTTTTGTGAGAGCAAAACGAAGTTAAAAGGGGGTTTGTGGGGGTGTCTTCAGGGCTTTTTGGGGTGTCGGTATCTTTAAGGTTAAATTCTTTTAAGACGCGTTTTTGAATTTCTTCAAGCGATCTGTGATTTTGATGATTTTGATCATTTTCGGGGGGGGGGGGTAATATCTAGCTTATTAGATTCAATAAAGCGTTGGAAAATGGGCGAATAAGAAGCGCTATAAAACGCGCCTTGATTGGGGTTGTTTTCATCATAGGGCAAGTTATCGCTAAAGAGCCAGATTTGCGCAAGGTTATAAAAAACTTTGTTTTCGGGGTTTTTGTAGCGTTGGATATGGCGATCTTTTTCCTCTTTAATGCCTTGTCCGGCTAAAGGCTGCTTAACTTCTATATTCACCAAAGGTAAGCCGTTAATAAAAAGGGTGATGTCAGGCCTAAAGGATTTGTAGGGTAATTCAGCCATCATTTCATAAAGATTGTTGTTAGGGTTATCAAAGTCTATAATTTGATGTTCGCTTTTGAGTAAGTATTCATAAAAGCTTTTGCCTAAATCATCGTAATTCAAGCGTTTTTTCATTTCAGCAAGAACATCTTTTGCGTTTTTAGTGGGGTTTAACCGCTCAAAGGCTTGAGTGAAACTATCGGTTAAAATATTGGTGGCGGTGTCTAGGTTAGGCTTATCTTTTTGAGAAATAAAGTTATAGCCCAACTTGGCTAAATGCATCAAGGCAGGGATTTGAACCATTGTGATTTCATTGTATGGCATGAACACCTCTTTGATTTAAGGTTGTTATTATAGTGTAAAAGTGAAAATCATGGTTGTTTGAGCTGCCTTTGCAATAACAAACAAGCTTTTTTAAGGAATTGTTTTAAGGTGTTTTGAGAGAATTTGATAAAATGCGTCAGCTCATTTTCTTTAAGATGCAATGAAACGATTAAGACGCTTTGTAAGATATGAGCGATACTCCCTTCAAATAAAATGCCGATAGTGGGGGTTTTAGCGCTAATTATTTGGCAAAACCCGTTCAAACTATCCACCCATTCAAATATTTCTTGCTTGGTTTTACAAGATATGGCATGAACACCTCTTTGATTTAAGGTTATTATTATAGTGTAAAAATAAAAATCATGGTTGTTTGAGCTGCCTTTGCAATAACAAACAAGCTTCTTTAAGGAATTGCTTTAAGGCGTTTTGAGAATAATTGATAAAATGCGTCAGCTCATTTTCTTTAAGATGCAATGAAACGATTAAGACGCTTTGTAAGATATGAGCGATACTCCCTTCAAATAAAATGCCGATAGTGGGGGTTTTAGCGCTGGCTGTTTGGCAAAACCCGTTCAAACTATCCACCCATTCAAATATTTCTTGCTTGGTTTTACAAGATATGGCATGAACACCTCTTTGATTTAAGGTTATTATTATAGTGTAAAAATAAAAATCATGGTTGTTTGAGCTGCCTTTGCAATAACAAACAAGCTTCTTTAAGGAATTGCTTTAAGGCGTTTTGAGAATAATTGATAAAATGCGTCAGCTCATTTTCTTTAAGATGCAATGAAACGATTAAGACGCTTTGTAAGATATGAGCGATACTCCCTTCAAATAAAATGCCGATAGTGGGGGTTTTAGCGCTGGCTGTTTGACAAAACCCACTCAAGCTATCCACCCATTCAAATATTTCTTGCTTGGTTTTACAAGGCGTGTTTAAATATTTTAAAAAATCCTCTTTAAAACTCATCAGATTTTTTTGTAGATTTTTTAAATCATCAGCATGGTTATTGGGGGGATTAAACATGCTTTTAATGCGAGCGGTAGCGTCTTGTTTGTTGATTGGTTTCAATTTCACTTGAGAGCGATTGAGGCTAACAGCATGCTTGATTTTAGCCCCATAGCTTAAATTATAGACTTTTTTAGGCTGGTAATAATGAAGGGCTTCTTCAATCCTTTCTTTAGAAAGTAAAAAAAGCGAATCGCTAAAAGTTTCATAACCTTTAAAATTGCCCTCTACGCTGATTAAAGATGAAGTGTCAATTTCTTTTTCGTTTTCATAATAGGAATTTTGAGCGTGCTTTTTAAACCCTTTGATATAAGCGCAATCTAAAGCGCACAAATAGATTTCATCGCTCATCAAACCCGCTAAAGCCACCCCGGCATTGCCCACAAAAGGCGCTGCATATTCTATACTTAAAGGGCTTATATATGCACAAGCGCTCCCCCCACGCATAAACATCAACGCTTCTTTGGCTAAATTAAAAGCGTTAGGATTGAGCATGTTAGCCCCCATTAAGGGGGTGTCTTCTAGGGGGGCGTTTTCTAAAACTTCCTTAAGATAGTCTATGCGCTCCACTTCTATTTGAAAATCCACTTTAACGCCATGCATTTTTAAGGGCTTTAAAGCGGTTCCGCATGAAAAAATAATAAAATGATCTTCATTTTCTTTTAAAAAATCTAGCAATAAATCCAGGCTTGGCCCATTACCCACCACGCAAATAGGGGCGTTAATTTTTTTAGGTTTGGTTTTTAGGGTTTGGTATAAGGGTAAGTTTTTGAGCGTGTTCTTTAGTCCTAGCAATTCGTCTTCAAAACTCCCCCAACCCCTTAAAGCTTGTTTGTAATAGCTTTGAATGTTTTCTCGCATGCACGAATTAAAAGCGCTTTTATAGGGCATGATTTCTAGCTTTAAAAAAGAATGCGTAACAGGGCGTTTCAAAAAATCCATTTTTAATTCATTGGGGTTAAAAAACCCTTGAATAAAGAGTTTAGCCCCTTTTGTAATCAAATCTTCATAACGTGCAAAATAACAGCTGATTTTAAACAAATCTAAATTTTCTTCAACCAAATAAAGCGAATGGAAGCGGTAATTTTGAGCCTGTAAAATAGCCAAAAACAAGCCATCTAAAACGCCATAAACCATGGTAGGGGGTAAGAATTTCTTTAAAGAGCAAGGCGTTTGATGGTTATTTAAAAAATTTAAGATCGCATGCGTGGCCTTAAGGGTTAGGGGGAGTTGGTGGTTGTTTTGAGTTTTTAAATAATGTAAAGAGAGGCGGTTATTGTCTAATGACCATCTGGGATTATTCAAGGGGTTAGAAGCCATGTTGAAAGCGGTTTCTATCATTTGATTTTTAGGGTAGCTTAAAGCGTTTGTTGGCGTGTGTAAGAGATTAAGATGATTTTTTTCAAAAAGCAATTGGTAATTTTTAAAAGGCGTATTGAGAGCGTTAAACAGATTGGGGTGATAGGATTTGAAAAAAACTAAATTATCCCTAAAACGCTTTGAAATTTCTTTTTCTAAAAAGGGTGCATCAAAAGATTCTAGGGCTTTTAAAAAGGGCATGTAATAGCCTTTTTCATAAGACCCCTTAGGAGTCTTTTAAATCATTTTCTAAGATTTGGGAAGCGATGGCGATCTTTTTCAACGAGATAAAATCTTGTTCGCTGTAGCGTTTGTTGTCATTCATCTTATGGTAGTAAGGGGCGCTTAAATTTAGGGCTTTTTCCTCTAAATCTTGCTTGGTTATATTAGTTTGGATTTCAAAAAGACTTTTTGCTTCTTCTAAAGACATAGGGATTTCTATTGCATTGAAGCGTTCAAAATTGTCATAAAGCTCGTTAAAATCCTGATTGTCTATCTGTAAAAACGCCCCCACGTCTAAAAACAATTCTTTTTCCTTGCTGTCTAGTATCCCATCAGCATAGGCCAACAACATAAGAAATTCCACTAATTTCAGGCGTTTGGTGTATTCCCCATGCGTGTGATCAGCGATTTCTTGGCATAAGGATTCAAAATTTTCTTTTTGATCCACAGGCTCATTGAGAAGCTCTTTGGCTAAATTTTGCTGTTCGCTGCTTAAGGGCTGCTCTAATTCATGGATAAAAAGCGTTCTTAAGGCGTTATCCAAAGCGTTTTTTTGAATGTCTAAAAACTTTAAAAGACGCATATAAGCGCCTGTTTGGGTTTGCTTGAATTTGTCTAGGGGGCTAGATTGCGCTAACAAATAGGGGTCATTTTTCAAGTCGTATTCTTCGGTTTTGGTTTTAGGGTTTAGGGGGTTTTTCAAATATTCTTTGAGGGTGTTGTAAAAATAAAACAACACAACCGCCGCAATAATTAATAAAATGATTTCCATTTTTTTCCTTTATGAGTATTTTTTCATTTGTTCTTTAAGGTCTTGTTTTTGCCTGCTCTCTCGCTCTTTTTTGGCTTGATAAAGACGCATTTGTTCTTCTTTTTGCTTGTCTTGTAAGATCATTTTCCTCTCATGGTTTTTTTTAAGCCGTTCTATGTATTCTTCTCGTTTTTCTGGGTCTTGGAAACTCACAGGGCGGATGAAAAAAACAAACAAAATCAACACAAAAATCCCTATAGCGACAATCTCAGAGCCTTCGCCATTGAAAGCATACCAAAGCCCCCCCATCAAAGAAGCGAGCGCGAGTTTTAAAAAAGCGTTCATTTTAAATGAAAGTAACCTTATGATAATGCGTATCAAGCCCTAGAGCTTTTTTGTCTTTTTCCCCCATAGCCATTAGCGCGATTTGAGGTAAAAATAAAGTGGGGGTGTTGTCATTATCTCTTTTATAAACTTTTGAAGCTTTTAAGCTTAAATTTTCAAAAGCGTGAAAAAGCCCCAAAGAATGTGCGATTAAAAAATCCGCCCCCAAATCAATCCCCAAATAGCGTAAATGCGCGCACTGGAGTAATCCGCTTGCTTCATTGACTTCCAAAAGGGGGGCGTAATTTTGAAAAGACTCTAAAAAATGGGGGGCTTTTAAATGGATTTTATTGAAAAAATGATCGCTTGGTTTGATGCGAGAAAATTCAGCCCCTAAAAACGCGTCAAAAGGGCTTTTCAATTCCCATGCCAAAAATTCATTAACCCACTCATTAAGATAGACGACCTCAACGCCTTTTTCATAAACAAGCTGGTATTTTTTTAATTTTTCATTGACGGAGTTGGTGATTTCAGGGTTGTTGTCTAAAACTTCTTTAGCATGCAAAATATTCAAATACGCATCTTCTTCGCAAAAAATGAGCGAAACGCCATTGGCTTTGGCTAGAGCCAGATTATACGCAGAAGCGGTAAGGAAATCATGCGTGCTGATAATCTTCCCATAATAGCCCCCATCATAACAAAAAGGCAGATCAATGATTTTTTGCCCCATTTTTTCTAAATAGAGCTTAGCACTTTTTAGGAGCACTTGCGCGTCTAAATGTTTCGCATAAGCGTTAAAGAGCGCGCAAGTTTTAGGGGGGTTAGGCGTTTTAGGGGGGTTAGAGTTGTATTGAAAAAGGCTTAAAAGGTTTTTAGAAAAATCTTTCCATGGCTTGATTTTGGAATTGGTGAGCATTTCTTGCAATTCATAGATTTCATGATCAATGTTGTCATCGTTTTTATAGAGGTAATGCGCCACGCTTAAAAAATTCATCACGCCGCTTTCAGGCTGAGAGATCATCTCTAATAACCGGTTGCGCTCTGTGGGGTAGCGTTTCATCAGCCATTTAACATACAAGAAAAAGCCATCGCCCAGATATTTAGGGTTGGTTTGGGGGTTGATAAAATTGATTTGGATAAACTTTTCTAATTCTTCTTTTTCGCCTTTAGTGATGTAGGGGACTTGTTTGAAAAAATCTTCATAGTTTTTTAAAACCGCCTTTTCATCAATCATCAAGTCTTTTAAAGCGTACCGTTTGGATAGGGGATCTAGCACCCATTCTTTAGAAAAAAACGCCACCAAATCGCTCACTTTAGCGTCTTCAAACACCGCAATTTGGTTGATTTTAAGCGCGATATTTTCACTATAGCTCACGCCTTTGAGTTGTTTTAAAAGATCCAAAAGGTATTGATCTTCTTGGTATTCTAAAAAATAAGACTCATAAGCAGGGTTATAGTCCTTGTTGGTTTCAAAACGAAAGACTTTTACATGCAATTTCAAAACGCTCATCAATGATTCCTTTAGCTTTTGTGCAGATTTTCTAAAATCGCGCGGTTTTTGGAATTGGAAAAAAGAGCCTCTTTAGAATCCAACCACTCTTTAGACTCTCGCTCGTCTTTCTTTGGCTCTTGCATGAGTGACTCTTCTTTGTGGAACAATTCAAGCGAATCGCAACGATTGAATAAAACGGCATTTTCATTGTTTTCTTTGATAAGGATTTGAATGATGCCAGGAAGTTTTACTTGAACCACGCTGCCAATATTGTTAGGACCAAACCCAGCTTCAAACTGCACGCTTTGCGCGTCAATCATCAGACTCTCTAATGTGTATCCGGCTAAAACAAACAACACTAACGCGCCGAATTTTTCATGGATTTCTTTAGGGAGCTTGGGGGAAAAATCAATCGCATCCCTTTCGCACAAAAGGTTAAAACTCAAATGGTTTTTGGACAGAAATTGCAAGTATTCAATGCAATGCTTGTTGTTTAAAAGCCTTAATTCTCTTTGCATGCGAGCAACCTTTCAAATTCTTCTAACAAATGACGCACCTCTTGCATGCCAATTTCCCAAAATTCCTTACTATCAATGTCAAAGCCAAACATGGACACTAATTCTTTAGGGCTTTTTGACCCTCCTAAACTCAAAAATTCCGTGTAAGTTTTAACAAACTCTTTAGCGTCGCTTTTTTTATAAAGCCCATAAAGCGCTAAAGTTAAAAGCTGCCCGTAACTATAAGCGTAGCAATAAAAAGGCGAATGGATAAAATGGGGGATATAGCTCCACCACAAATGGTAGTTTTTAGTGAGTTTCACGCTCTTTTCAAACATTCTTTGGTTTTCTTCAAACCAGATTTGATCAAAATCTTTGGTGTCTAATTCTTCATCTATTTCATGGATTCTTCTTTCAAAATTCGTCATCACCACTTGCCTAAAAAGCGTAGAAAAAATATCCTCTAGTTTGCCTGCTAGCATGAAAAGGAGTTCATCAGATTTTAAACCCTTTTTTAAATGCTCAAAAAACAGCATTTCAGAAAAGACAGAAGCGGTTTCTGCGGTGGTTAGGGGCGTATCCATGTTCAATACGCCTTGTTTTTTGGACAATTCTTGGTGGATCATATGCCCAAATTCATGAGCGATAGTGAAAGCGTCTCGGCGGTTTCCTGTGTAGTTTAACAGCACATAAGGGTGAGCGCTAGGCACCGCGCCATGGCTAAAAGCCCCGCCTTGCTTAAAGTCTTTGGGGTGTGAATCCACCCAACCCTCTTTGATCGCTTTAGAAGCGATTTTATGAAATTCAGGGCTAAAGGCTTTAAGGGTTTTAAGCACTTCTTCTAAAGCTTGAGAGTAAGTCATGGTGATACTCTCATCGTTTAAAGGAGCGTAGCGATCGTAATCTTTGAGTTTATGCCCTAAAATTTGCGCTTTTTGATGATAATAACGATGCACTAAAGAAAAGTTAGCGTTCACAATCTCTATCATGCTATCCACGCTCTCTTGGGAGATCTGGTTGTCAATGTGGCGGAAACTCTCTTTTTTATCGTATTTTCTCAGTTTGGTTTCAATGAGCAAATCTTTACGCACCATGTTTAAAATGTAAGTGAGCAAAGGGCGGGATTTTTCTAACGCTTTGCTGAAAGCTTTTTGGGATTTTTTGCGGATCTTGCGTTTGGGGTTGTGCAAGAGGGCTAAAATTTCTTCTTCGCTTAAATTTTGCTCTTCAAAAGGGATTTTCAAAGAAGAAAAATGCTCATCAAAAAGACGGCTAAACGCACCCACTCCCACAGGCGAAAGGGCTAGGGCGATCTTTTCTTCATCTAAATTCAAGGTGTGCTTTTTCTTTTCTATGAGGTTGTTTAGATAAAAAGCATGATCTTTGCATTTTTTAATGAAAGCGAGCTGTTTTTTGGCGTCCAAATTCTTAAATTCAATTTCAAAGAATAAAAGGTGTTGTTGGATATTTGCACAAGCCATTTCGCATTGCGAATAAAACTTCGCTTCTTTGGTGTTCTTAGCAAAGAGTAATTGAGCGTAAGTCATCGCTCTAGAAATTTTTTCTAACAAATTTTCGTAATGTTTAAGAGCGTTGGCAAATCCTGTGGCGTCTAAATCCTTAAGGTTATTTTGATAAGCACTCTCAAATTCTTGTGCTTCTGTTTGTAAGGTTTTTAAAAATTCTTCTGCGCTTTCTTTATTTTCAAATAAAGCGCTTAAATCCCATTCTTGCTCTTTCATAAAAGCCCCCTTTATTTAATAGTTTGAGTTCAATACGCTTGTATTTTAACATAACACTGACAATACAAGCAAACTTATCATTTGGTTTTTGCGCCATTATTTTTTAGCCGGCTCATTTTCTTGGCTCTTTTGGTGCAAAATAAATTGAGCGATAGATTCCAGGTATTTTAAAATAAAAGGGGTTGCTAACATGGAAAAGACCACCATGAGAATAAGGAGTTGGTGGATGTCATTTTGAGCGATATTTAAGATATTTTTTTGGTGCAAAAGACCAAGAATCCCTTTTTTTTCTTGCAAGTTAAAGAGCTGGTGCGAGCCTGAATTTAAAAAGATAACAAAAGAAAACTCCCCGATTTGCGCCAAAGAAAGAGCGGTTTTTATGGCAGTTTTAGCGTCTCTAAAAAAACGCAAAAGCGCATAAATGATAGCTGTCTTAAAACCCATCACTAAAATGAGTAAAAAGATGACAACAAAGAACTTCTCCATAAAGAAATTCACATTAATTTGCATCCCTATCGTAATGAAAAAAAGGGCTAAAAAGAGGTTTTTTAATTGCGCGAATTCTTCTTGGACATTGATTTTATAGCGCGATTTAGAAATCGCCATGCCCACAATGAACGCTCCTAATGACATAGAAAACCCAAAAAAATGGCTCAACCCAGCTGCGCTGCAAACAATCACTAAAATCGTGCCTATAAAAATTTCAGGCAAGCGCGTGTCTTTCGCTTGCTCTAAGATGAGATTAGCCCCTTTTTTTCCAGGCAATAACAAAAGAACTAAAATAATCCCTGCTGAAATAAAGGTTTTAAGAATGAGTAAATTAACATTAGAATCTTTACTGCCTAGAATCGTCAAAATTAAAAGCATGGGAATGGCTGCAATATCTTGGAAAATCAAAATCCCCACCGCGCTCTTTCCCATAGGCGTGCTAAGCTGTTTGGAATCTTCAAAGAATTTCAGCACAATAGCGGTTGAAGAGAGCGAAAGCCCCATGCCTAAAACAAGGGAAAAAATGGGTGAAAGACCCAAAATAAAATACCCCAATAAAAAAGCGATTAAAGCGCATAAAACCACTTGTAAAAGCCCAAAAACCAGCACTTCTTGTTTGATGGATTTGAGCTTGTCAAAATTAAACTCAATGCCTATCATAAACATTAAAAAGACGATACCAAATTCACCAATATCAGACAACAAATTAAAATCATTAATTTTAAAAAAAGCCGCTAAGACCGTTCCTGTGCAAATGTAGCCAATGATAACGGGCATGTCTAATTTCTTTAAAAAGATTCCAAAGCCTACAGCAAGCCATAAGCCAGCAATAACAATATAAAGTGTGCTGTTTTCCATAAAAACCTTTCCCCAGTAGAATCAATTTGTTTTAAAGAAATAAAAGCGAAACTATCCTATTAAATTGAGCCATTAAATAACACTATTGAATAAAATAATATCTATCAAATATATATAAGTAATTTATTATTTAAATCTTACTAAACCCATATTCAAACGCAAACACCAAACACCAACACCATATCTAGAAAATAAAAATTCAAACGCTAGGATTATACTGCACTAAAACAAACTTTCTATTTATAAAAAAGATTTTTTGAACCCCAACCTTTTAAGAGTTGGCCAGGGTTTGATTTGATGAAGAAGAGCGGATGAAAGAACAAATTAGAAAGTGAAGACATAATCCACATACCAAGAATAGTAGCGGATAAGCCCTACATCTTTGCTGCCTTGATTAACCATAGGGAATTTCACGCCCGCTTCAAACGCGCTGCGATCCCCAATGCGCATTCTTCCGCCTAAATTCCACAAGAACTGGAATCTCGTTTGATTGACATCATAAGGGAACATCCAAGTGTTTCCGGCTAATTGAACGCCACCAATGAGACCTAGAGCGAATTTATCCAAAGGAATGAGATTGACGATCAAATCGCCACCGCCGCCATAGGTGAGCAAATTGGTTTTGGTGTGTTCTGTCCCTGAAGTGTTAAACCAATCTAAAAAGCCATACACCCTAGCCCCAAACCATTTATTGGCAAAGCCTACAAAACCTAATTTGAAATTCAAACCATAAAGATCATTGCCATGGCGCCAATCAGAGTAATTGCTGTTATAAGGGCCATAACGACCTTGTTGATAACCCGCACCCATGAAAAACCCATTCACTTCGCCAGCTAGCGCTAAACTCGCGCTCAAGCTTAAAATACAAGCAATTCTTTTAATCATAATAAATCCTTCTTGTTGAATTAAAGTTACACCCTAAAATCGGTTATTTTTCTAAAAGATTTAATTTTTTATCAAAGATGAAGATTTTAGAGTGGAAATGTTGGTTAAATACTGATAAGTGGGATACGCCCACCGACAAACCGTCTCAAATTTTTAAAATACAAATTTTTAAGATATAAATAGGTATAATCAATAACTTCAATCATTTAATCAAAGGGAGTTCTATGAAAAATGCTTTCAAAGCGTTTGCCTTGTTAATCGTATTTTTTTCAAGCGCTCTGTTGGCACAGGATTTAAAAATCGCTGCTGCTGCTAATCTCACACGCACTTTAAAAGCCCTTGTTAAAGAATTTCAAAAAGAACACCCCAAAGACGCTGTTAAGATTAGCTTTAATTCTTCAGGCAAACTCTACGCTCAAATCGCTCAA contains:
- a CDS encoding M3 family oligoendopeptidase, encoding MKEQEWDLSALFENKESAEEFLKTLQTEAQEFESAYQNNLKDLDATGFANALKHYENLLEKISRAMTYAQLLFAKNTKEAKFYSQCEMACANIQQHLLFFEIEFKNLDAKKQLAFIKKCKDHAFYLNNLIEKKKHTLNLDEEKIALALSPVGVGAFSRLFDEHFSSLKIPFEEQNLSEEEILALLHNPKRKIRKKSQKAFSKALEKSRPLLTYILNMVRKDLLIETKLRKYDKKESFRHIDNQISQESVDSMIEIVNANFSLVHRYYHQKAQILGHKLKDYDRYAPLNDESITMTYSQALEEVLKTLKAFSPEFHKIASKAIKEGWVDSHPKDFKQGGAFSHGAVPSAHPYVLLNYTGNRRDAFTIAHEFGHMIHQELSKKQGVLNMDTPLTTAETASVFSEMLFFEHLKKGLKSDELLFMLAGKLEDIFSTLFRQVVMTNFERRIHEIDEELDTKDFDQIWFEENQRMFEKSVKLTKNYHLWWSYIPHFIHSPFYCYAYSYGQLLTLALYGLYKKSDAKEFVKTYTEFLSLGGSKSPKELVSMFGFDIDSKEFWEIGMQEVRHLLEEFERLLACKEN
- a CDS encoding cation:proton antiporter; translated protein: MENSTLYIVIAGLWLAVGFGIFLKKLDMPVIIGYICTGTVLAAFFKINDFNLLSDIGEFGIVFLMFMIGIEFNFDKLKSIKQEVLVFGLLQVVLCALIAFLLGYFILGLSPIFSLVLGMGLSLSSTAIVLKFFEDSKQLSTPMGKSAVGILIFQDIAAIPMLLILTILGSKDSNVNLLILKTFISAGIILVLLLLPGKKGANLILEQAKDTRLPEIFIGTILVIVCSAAGLSHFFGFSMSLGAFIVGMAISKSRYKINVQEEFAQLKNLFLALFFITIGMQINVNFFMEKFFVVIFLLILVMGFKTAIIYALLRFFRDAKTAIKTALSLAQIGEFSFVIFLNSGSHQLFNLQEKKGILGLLHQKNILNIAQNDIHQLLILMVVFSMLATPFILKYLESIAQFILHQKSQENEPAKK
- a CDS encoding outer membrane beta-barrel protein, whose protein sequence is MIKRIACILSLSASLALAGEVNGFFMGAGYQQGRYGPYNSNYSDWRHGNDLYGLNFKLGFVGFANKWFGARVYGFLDWFNTSGTEHTKTNLLTYGGGGDLIVNLIPLDKFALGLIGGVQLAGNTWMFPYDVNQTRFQFLWNLGGRMRIGDRSAFEAGVKFPMVNQGSKDVGLIRYYSWYVDYVFTF